Proteins encoded within one genomic window of Erinaceus europaeus chromosome 13, mEriEur2.1, whole genome shotgun sequence:
- the RSPH3 gene encoding radial spoke head protein 3 homolog, with product MSTYNYTSRPRALPCQRRRYRHDLLQPPDEPMHHGNIMYDRRVIRGNTYALQMGPPPVQSDALEFQRLQQSHKKAAAKRRALDQFRPQSPEAVEGRKHLSVQTGAWPSPGSHLNQRLEERDLTQNGWKVCLRVARHPPGIRHPEGPRPAIPACPGPPRPDPNAGRPLGVSPQLFDFDLEVKPMLEVLVGKTIEQALLEVMEEEELASLQVRQYNYEELRNAELAEVQRLEEQERRHREEKERRKQQQWEIVHKQTETSQKIAARVFAQRYLSDLLPSVFGSLRDAGYFYDPVERDIEVGFLPWLLNEVDKAMEHSMLGRAVLDMLIREVVQRRQAAYEALMGRQAFLAPETGFMAPTTMVYPPEVDGPQDLLTPGTQGLLLDRDLLQTTQSRLSVGRPVDSTSLQDGLYMEEEGEEPFEIGGP from the exons CCCCGATGAGCCTATGCACCATGGGAACATCATGTATGACAGGAGGGTGATCCGAGGCAACACGtacgccctgcagatggggccgcCG CCTGTGCAGTCGGATGCCCTAGAGTTCCAGCGGCTTCAGCAGAGCCACAAAAAGGCCGCGGCCAAGAGAAGGGCCCTGGACCAGTTCCGCCCACAGTCACCCGAGGCTGTAGAAGGCAGGAAGCACTTGAGTGTGCAGACAGGTGCGTGGCCCAGCCCCGGGAGCCATCT CAACCAGAGACTGGAGGAGCGTGACCTCACCCAGAATGGCTGGAA GGTCTGTCTGAGGGTGGCCAGGCATCCGCCGGGCATCAGGCACCCCGAGGGTCCCCGCCCAGCCATCCCCGCGTGCCCCGGGCCTCCGCGTCCCGACCCCAACGCCGGCCGCCCGCTCGGTGTCTCGCCACAGCTCTTTGACTTCGACCTGGAGGTGAAGCCCATGCTGGAGGTGCTGGTGGGCAAGACCATCGAGCAGGCGCTGCTGgaggtgatggaggaggaggagctggccaGCTTGCAGGTGCGCCAGTACAACTACGAAGAGCTGCGCAACGCAGAGCTGGCCGAGGTGCAGCGGCTGGAGGAGCAGGAGCGCCGGCACCGCGAGGAGAAG GAGCGCCGCAAGCAGCAGCAGTGGGAGATCGTGCACAAGCAGACGGAGACGTCGCAGAAGATTGCGGCGCGCGTGTTCGCCCAGCGCTACCTGTCCGACCTGCTGCCCTCGGTGTTCGGGAGCCTCCGCGACGCTGGCTACTTCTACGACCCGGTGGAGAGAG ACATCGAGGTGGGCTTCCTCCCCTGGCTGTTGAACGAGGTGGACAAAGCCATGGAGCACAGCATGCTGGGCAGGGCAGTGCTGGACA TGCTGATCCGCGAGGTGGTGCAGAGGCGCCAGGCTGCGTACGAGGCCCTGATGGGCAGGCAGGCCTTCCTGGCCCCCGAAACCGGGTTCATGGCGCCGACCACCATGGTCTACCCCCCTGAGGTTGACGGCCCCCAGGACCTGCTGACTCCAGGCACCCAGGGGCTGCTGCTGGACAGAGACCTGCTGCAGACCACACAGTCCAGGCTGTCAGTGGGCAGGCCGGTGGACTCCACGTCTCTGCAGGACGGACTATAcatggaggaagagggggaggagcccTTTGAAATTGGGGGCCCCTAA